Proteins encoded within one genomic window of Triticum aestivum cultivar Chinese Spring chromosome 2D, IWGSC CS RefSeq v2.1, whole genome shotgun sequence:
- the LOC123050211 gene encoding UDP-glycosyltransferase 88A1-like codes for MASANVLLLPEPGSGHLMSLIQAGKRLLARGGDGLTVTVLIVQPATPESASEVDSHVRRVAASASGLGIRFHHLPAVAPPTDCAGNLQEFKSRYMQLHAPHVRAAVAELGAAALVIDFFATAVIDAARELAVPTYVYFTSTAALLALTLRLPALAVDSDASDDGAVDVPGMPPVPAGSVPGFLGDKESPNYAWFVYHGRRFMDADGIVINTVDALEPGLLAAIAAGRCVPGRRAPPLYPIGPVIGHAVEASNEPCVRWLDAQPRASVVFLCFGSLGWFDRAKAHEVAAGLERSGHRFLWTLRGPPAAGSRHPTDANLDELLPAGFLERTEGRGLVWPTRAPQKEVLAHAAVGCFVTHCGWNSTLESMWHGVPLVPWPLYAEQHLNAFELVSVVGVAVAMEVDRERDNFVVAAELERAVRCVMGGGSEEEGAMAREKAMKMKAACRRAVEEGGSSYAALQRLRHAIRSGTTTCNGAAPPKETA; via the coding sequence ATGGCGAGCGCCAACGTGCTCCTCCTCCCGGAGCCCGGCTCGGGCCACCTCATGTCGCTCATCCAAGCTGGCAAGCGGCTGCTCGCTCGCGGCGGAGACGGGCTCACCGTCACCGTGCTGATTGTCCAGCCAGCGACGCCCGAGTCGGCCTCGGAGGTCGACTCGCACGTCAGGCGCGTCGCGGCCTCCGCCTCCGGGCTCGGCATCCGGTTCCACCACctccccgccgtcgccccgcccacGGACTGCGCCGGCAACCTGCAGGAGTTCAAGTCCCGCTACATGCAGCTGCACGCGCCCCACGTCAGGGCCGCCGTGGCGGAACTCGGCGCCGCGGCGCTCGTCATAGACTTCTTCGCCACCGCCGTCATCGACGCGGCCCGCGAGCTCGCCGTGCCCACGTATGTCTACTTCACGTCCACGGCCGCGCTGCTCGCGCTCACTCTGCGCCTGCCGGCGCTGGCAGTCGACTCCGACGCGTCCGACGACGGCGCCGTGGACGTCCCCGGCATGCCGCCGGTTCCCGCGGGGTCTGTTCCGGGGTTCCTGGGAGACAAGGAGAGCCCTAACTACGCGTGGTTCGTGTACCACGGCCGTCGTTTCATGGACGCCGACGGCATCGTCATTAACACGGTGGACGCGCTCGAGCCGGGACTCCTCGCCGCGATAGCCGCAGGCCGGTGCGTGCCCGGACGACGCGCGCCGCCGCTGTACCCGATCGGTCCGGTGATCGGCCACGCCGTCGAAGCGTCGAACGAGCCGTGCGTCCGGTGGCTCGACGCGCAGCCCCGGGCGTCGGTGGTGTTCCTTTGCTTCGGGAGCCTGGGATGGTTCGACAGAGCCAAGGCGCACGAGGTGGCCGCGGGGCTGGAGCGCAGCGGGCACCGCTTCCTGTGGACGCTGCGCGGCCCTCCGGCCGCCGGCTCGCGGCACCCGACGGACGCGAACCTGGACGAGCTCCTCCCGGCGGGGTTCCTGGAGCGGACGGAGGGGCGGGGCCTGGTGTGGCCGACGCGGGCCCCGCAGAAGGAGGTACTGGCGCACGCCGCCGTCGGCTGCTTCGTTacgcactgcgggtggaactcgACGCTGGAGAGCATGTGGCACGGCGTGCCGCTGGTGCCCTGGCCGCTGTACGCGGAGCAGCATCTGAACGCGTTCGAGCTCGTGTCCGTCGTCGGCGTGGCCGTGGCGATGGAGGTGGACAGGGAGCGGGACAACTTCGTGGTGGCGGCGGAGCTTGAGCGGGCGGTGAGATGCGTGATGGGCGGCGGGTCGGAGGAGGAGGGTGCGATGGCGAGGGAGAAGGCCATGAAGATGAAGGCCGCGTGCAGGCGGGCCGTGGAGGAGGGCGGCTCGTCCTACGCTGCGTTGCAGAGGCTGCGCCATGCAATTCGTAGCGGTACAACGACGTGCAACGGCGCAGCGCCTCCCAAGGAGACGGCGTAG